In Homo sapiens chromosome 11, GRCh38.p14 Primary Assembly, one DNA window encodes the following:
- the C11orf86 gene encoding uncharacterized protein C11orf86 isoform 2 (isoform 2 is encoded by transcript variant 2) yields MGTGLRSQSLREPRPSYGKLQEPWGRPQEGQLRRALSLRQGQEKSRSQGLERGTEGPDATAQERVPGSLGDTEQLIQAQRRGSRWWLRRYQQVRRRWESFVAIFPSVTLSQPASP; encoded by the exons ATGGGAACAGGGCTGCGAAGTCAGTCCTTGCGAGAGCCCCGACCCTCCTATGGAAAGCTGCAGGAGCCCTGGGGGAGGCCCCAGGAGGGCCAACTCCGCAGGGCGCTAAGCCTCAGACAGGGGCAAGAGAAGTCCAGGTCCCAGGGCCTCGAGAGAGGCACAGAAGGGCCAGATGCCACTGCCCAGGAGCGGGTGCCGGGGAGCCTGGGGGACACAGAGCAGCTGATCCAAGCCCAGCGAAGAGGCAGCCGGTGGTGGCTGAGGCGGTACCAACAG GTAAGAAGAAGGTGGGAGAGCTTTGTCGCCATCTTCCCCAGCGTGACTCTGAGTCAGCCGGCCTCCCCGTAG
- the C11orf86 gene encoding uncharacterized protein C11orf86 isoform 1 (isoform 1 is encoded by transcript variant 1), with amino-acid sequence MGTGLRSQSLREPRPSYGKLQEPWGRPQEGQLRRALSLRQGQEKSRSQGLERGTEGPDATAQERVPGSLGDTEQLIQAQRRGSRWWLRRYQQQVRRRWESFVAIFPSVTLSQPASP; translated from the exons ATGGGAACAGGGCTGCGAAGTCAGTCCTTGCGAGAGCCCCGACCCTCCTATGGAAAGCTGCAGGAGCCCTGGGGGAGGCCCCAGGAGGGCCAACTCCGCAGGGCGCTAAGCCTCAGACAGGGGCAAGAGAAGTCCAGGTCCCAGGGCCTCGAGAGAGGCACAGAAGGGCCAGATGCCACTGCCCAGGAGCGGGTGCCGGGGAGCCTGGGGGACACAGAGCAGCTGATCCAAGCCCAGCGAAGAGGCAGCCGGTGGTGGCTGAGGCGGTACCAACAG CAGGTAAGAAGAAGGTGGGAGAGCTTTGTCGCCATCTTCCCCAGCGTGACTCTGAGTCAGCCGGCCTCCCCGTAG